One part of the Nostoc sp. PCC 7120 = FACHB-418 genome encodes these proteins:
- a CDS encoding class I SAM-dependent methyltransferase, which translates to MGFYSQVILPRLLDWSLSDPTLATYRQELLTDVTGEVLEIGFGTGLNLAYYPSHIHKITTVDVNPGMNTIAQKRIDDSGIKVQQLLLSGENLPMADNTFDSVVSTWTLCSIANVEQALQEVYRVLKPGGKFFFLEHGLSNKPNVQVWQNRLTPIQKVLADGCHLNRNIQQLVEQSFDHVELKRFTPENFPDLMAHFYKGCATKKSI; encoded by the coding sequence ATGGGTTTTTATTCGCAAGTCATTTTACCGCGTCTTCTAGACTGGAGCTTGTCTGATCCTACCCTAGCTACATATCGTCAGGAACTACTAACAGACGTAACAGGAGAAGTACTAGAAATCGGTTTTGGCACTGGATTAAATTTGGCTTACTACCCTTCGCATATTCACAAAATCACCACGGTTGATGTGAATCCTGGGATGAACACCATAGCACAAAAGCGTATTGATGACTCTGGGATTAAAGTTCAACAACTCCTGCTATCAGGTGAAAATCTTCCTATGGCAGATAATACCTTTGATAGCGTGGTCAGCACATGGACTTTATGCAGTATTGCCAATGTGGAACAAGCCCTACAAGAAGTTTATCGGGTATTAAAACCAGGTGGTAAGTTCTTTTTTCTAGAACATGGACTGAGTAATAAGCCTAATGTACAAGTCTGGCAGAATCGCCTAACCCCAATTCAAAAAGTCTTAGCCGATGGATGTCACTTGAATCGAAATATTCAACAATTAGTAGAACAAAGTTTTGACCATGTAGAGCTAAAACGCTTTACACCTGAGAATTTTCCTGATTTGATGGCACATTTTTACAAAGGATGTGCAACTAAAAAATCAATATAA
- a CDS encoding DUF1392 domain-containing protein: MMNQITTLESCWHISPPWGAVRPPLAVQIREEVLLSSDLSGHCCGVHWEEEEWVYAIVSHNETLYLRSGEFSPTSVFKSQTVSHQAFQLGDVVEVDFSEMPNRRIIQGVFSLKQNWLYAVEWRSPILGETTSAQSRLIWLADIDLVGVKVC; this comes from the coding sequence ATGATGAATCAGATTACGACTTTAGAATCTTGTTGGCATATTTCTCCTCCTTGGGGTGCAGTAAGACCTCCATTAGCTGTTCAAATCAGAGAAGAGGTATTGTTAAGCTCTGATTTGTCAGGCCATTGCTGCGGGGTTCATTGGGAAGAGGAAGAGTGGGTTTATGCAATAGTTTCCCATAATGAAACTCTTTATCTACGCAGTGGGGAATTTTCACCAACAAGTGTATTCAAAAGTCAAACTGTTTCTCATCAAGCTTTTCAATTAGGCGATGTGGTTGAGGTTGATTTTAGTGAGATGCCAAATCGGCGTATTATTCAAGGGGTTTTTAGTCTAAAACAAAATTGGCTTTATGCTGTAGAATGGCGATCGCCTATTTTAGGAGAAACTACATCAGCACAAAGTAGACTGATATGGTTGGCTGATATTGATTTGGTCGGTGTGAAGGTATGCTAA
- a CDS encoding carboxymuconolactone decarboxylase family protein: MTQLIEYEDASDEVKSVYDDIRATRQTEYINNFWKAIANHPPTLKRTWETIKEVMASPGELDPLVRELIYIAVSVTNGCDYCISSHSAAARGKGMNEAMFGELLAIIATANTTNRLANGYQIPVDEIFKT; encoded by the coding sequence ATGACTCAGCTGATTGAATACGAAGACGCAAGTGATGAAGTAAAGTCGGTATACGACGACATCCGCGCTACTCGTCAGACGGAGTACATCAACAATTTCTGGAAAGCCATAGCTAACCATCCTCCCACCTTAAAAAGAACCTGGGAAACCATCAAAGAGGTGATGGCTAGTCCTGGTGAACTTGATCCTTTGGTACGGGAACTGATTTACATTGCTGTGAGTGTCACTAATGGCTGTGACTATTGTATTTCTTCCCATTCAGCCGCAGCTCGTGGGAAGGGAATGAATGAGGCTATGTTTGGTGAACTCTTGGCAATTATCGCTACGGCTAACACAACGAATCGCCTCGCTAATGGCTATCAAATTCCTGTAGATGAGATATTTAAGACTTGA